atatatatatatatataacaaacactcaGCCAGATTTTGCGAGGTTAGGTTAGGCTATCTGATAGCATTCACGACCATTATCTGTGATTGGGAATCTAACAATTTACTCGATTATAATAATATGGATTCCTTCCATTGAGACCTTGGCGTCCCAGCCCAATGCAGCACAGTGCCGTTCTCCGCCTGAAACTGGGAGGAGTATTCACCGTGTCAGGAGGATGGCGATGGCCGGCTGCTGCTGGGGGCGGCGGCTTCCACGGCCTCAAAGGCGAAAAGAGAGCCAGCTGAAGGAGGAACGATATTTCTAATGATTCAGTGTATTCACTTTCATACGTCTAGTACTTGTGCTATTGTCGAGATATTTTTTCAGTTAATATTAGTTTCGCAACATGCTATCGAgacccaaattttaaaagactGACTGATGTAATGTATCCAGGACATATTATGTTGTCATCTGACCTTTAACGGGTTACATGAATAAGAAAGCATTTATGTGTAACATCGATCATTGCAATAGATAATTTCTCAGCACCGAGCACAatctagaaattatatatatggatatcgatATACACTGAAtagatgtgtttgtggtgtgtgtgtgtgtgtgtgtgtgtgttggtgttttggtgtgtgtgtgtgttgtggtgcaatGTGTAATACaggcaaatatatgtatatgtatatatatatatatatatatatatatatatatatatatatatatatatatatatatatatgtgtctatctagagtactgatataattattgagaccagctacggatattgtgtttttcatctccctttgggTTCTGTACATTATAcacagtgaaaaggatcatgcctGTTTATTATTTGGATAGATTTTTCTCTCTAGTGTTTAGTGGTTTCTAAATTAGTCTGGAAGTTTTTGCTAGCGTTCCCTCGCTTCTCACAAAGTATCACAACTGATAGGTGACCCTTAACACTGTTCTGGGAAACTTCcggtttctatttttatttataatacatgcACTGCGACCACTGTACAAACTTAGCCCTTCTATCATGAAAATCGAATCAAGATTGCCTACTGAAGCACCATGGATGCGGGAAAGGATATGAGTCGGGCagattttttctgttattgaagtttatcttCAAGAAGCGTTTCTAAGCCAATGGAAATATCCAAGATGTAGGCGTTTCCAAAAGTTCAGttgcaaaagtgaaaataaaacggaaaactgTGAACCCAatcgaagaggaaagtgtggaagaaGGTCTGTCTCCCTCCCAACAGGACAGAATGCTTGCATATATGATTAAATTAGATCGCTCAAAGTCATCCAAGCAAATGGTTATGAATAGAAGAATTATGGCATTCAGTGTAAGCCCTCTCTGCAGCCacaaaaaagttaaatgagatgGAATTCTGTGCAAACAGGCGAATATGTACCAAAACTAACCGTACCAAGAGGAAGAAACAATTGGCCTGGGCGAAGACTCACAAGGTTTGGATATCAGAGGGCTGGGAAAGTTATTCTCACTTAAATCTCCCCTTTGACTACGTTTTCTTTGTGATTGGAAATTATTTAGTgaaatacctatgtatatatgaacaaatatatttgtgttttgtgtgtgtatgtgtgtgtgttgtgtgtgtgtgtgtgtgtggtggtgtgtgtgtgtgtgttgtgtgtgtgtgtgtgtggtgtgtgtgtgtgtgtgtggtgtgtgttacaaaatattacatttaatacGATGTTCATGTTTGGTTCAAAAGCGAGATCAGAAAAAGCCATGTTGGAGATGAAGCCCAAGAGGGATTTCTTTTGTTCCAGTCATCtcgtaacttttattattatttttatttgtaggttTTGTTTCTCTGATGAGTCTACGGCGGTTTAGAAACACTCACTGACAGACGAAAATATGGTAGAAGACCTAACTTAAAGAAGAACCACCCCAACTActagaaagcaaaagaaaaatcctTACAAGGTGATATGTGGCATGTATCTCTGCCATGGCACTGGAAGACTAGAGATGGtaaaaggtaatctaaatcaaGTTGGATATCATGACATTCACTGGCAGACGTCTTCTGTCCTAACTTTGTGAGTAGTTCCCGGTTAATGATTGCATTTTCATGCATATCGGAGCTCCTTGCCACACAGCCAAGAATGCTAAAACCCTTTAGATACTCTTGGTTCTAGAGTACTTAACTGGCCTGGAAACATTCTAGATTTAAATCCTAtagaatgtttatggaaagacATTAAAGAAGAGAAAGCCAGTAAATGTGCTAACGAATTTGAACTAAATGAACGATTGAAAAAGGTAtggcataaaaaaagaaacctgGAAAAAGCCCGCCGCTGCATTCGAGGCATACTAAGATGTGCTGCTACAGTGATTGAAGAGGGTTTTAATATCATGTTTTTCAATAAAGTACACAAGTAAGATTAGGAAATAATAAGTTGCTTACATTCTGGAATACATTTTTCTAAACGCCGGTGATCGCAAAAATTTATATGAgtattgtgtgtatctatgtgtgtatatatattttaatatatattatatatatatatatatatatatatatatatatttatttatttatatatattacatatatataatataatatatatatatatctatatatatatatatataatatcatatatatatatatacatcggagttgtgtgtgagagagagaaagagagagggtgaacgAGTTTGACAAGTTATCTTTTCTACACCTTTCATCTCTTTTAGTGTACTTTTCGGCTTTCATAACTATATTCTTATAGTACTTCTAAGTACAATGCTTTTGCATGTTTGTTTTCTGTTGAGATGCATAAATCTTCGACTTACTGCAGCTTTCTGCActacccttttctctatttttgcaTTTGGTTGAatgggtacaaaaaaaaaaaatataataataataataataataataataataataataataataataataataataataataataaaatggctaGTGCATTTAAAGATTcagttgataaataaataataaataataaataaataaataaatatatataaatatatatatacatatatatatatatagacacatataaaatattttactatatatatatattttatatatatatatatatatatatatatatatatacatatataaaatatatatatattatatatatatatatatttatatctatatatatatatatatatatatattatatatataattatatatatatatatctatatatatattatatatatatagtggaaacGATAGTAAACATAGCCCTCGTAATCAGACTTCAAAACTTTACCTGATAAAACGCCAAGAAAAGCAAAGTATGGTACGAAAGTAGTTTTTCCATTTTAGCCCTTCAAATCAATATGGGATATCCGATTTTatcaatatctacatatattatgaaaatttaaaccaGATATTCAAGACAAATCCTACATTCCCACTAATTAAAGTACTGTAACATTCCTAATCTCCACGAGTGAgtaatgcatgaatatatatatatatatatattatatatatatatatatatattatatatatatatataatgttgtgtggtgtgtgtgtggggtgtgtgtgtgtgtgtgtgtgtgtgtgtgtgtgtgtgtgtgtgtgtgtgtgtttgtgcatgtatacattttttttctttctttttgttctttttttattttctttttggaaaaggaattcatgattttcattttcacGTTGGATGATCTTTTCATCACGGTTACGATATTGTGGTCTGTTGATTTACTGAAAATATTCACAAatggtaattataaaattatgatatcgtCTGTACATACAAAACAACTAGATTATAGTATTCACATGGAATGCCACGACCAAGTATTAAGAGTGACGgtagcaataagaaaaaaatagttggACAAGGAAAACAGACCTAAGTatgaagcattatatatatatatatgttatctcgTTATTTTGTCCTAAATGCGACGATGTAATGGTCTTCTTTTTGGAAGGATCGATGTCCTAGACAAGCGTCCAGACTCGCGTAACCTGTTGATTTCAGGTGAGAGGCGGgccttttgttgtatataagaGCCGCCAGATCCGTTTCACTCACAGTTAGCCTACAGTCTTCAAACATGAACTCCGTAAGTTATTGCGACTGTTATATTGTATCAGTGATGACTTTGAGAAATCCGTTAGTTCATTACGTGCATAGTACTTCTGCTGAATGATAGTGAAAATTAGCACAACATTACTCGTGGTATGTATGTGGAAAATCAGTGTTACAAGTCATGAGAATGTGTTCGTTCTTCTTCAGCTGGTTCTCGTCGCCCTCGTTGCCGTGGCAGCCGCTGCCCCCCAGCAGCAGCCGCCCGTCGCCATCCTCCTGGACGAGCGCGTTTCTCCCGAGAACGGCGCTTACTCCTTCCAGTTCCAAGCAGAGAACGGCATTGTGCAAAGCGAGACTGGAACACCAGGTTCTCAAGGCCAGACGAATGTGCAAGGAGTTTTCAGGTAACCCAAGATCTCTCGCATCTGTATTACTAATTTCATTACATttgtttaatatgttttatttttataatcccaACAACTGATACTATCAAACCGTTGCAGTTTCCCCCTGGAAGACGGCAGCATCGCCGAAGTCCGGTACCAAgctgacgagaacggcttccaggCCCAGTCCCCTCTGCTGCCCGTCGCCCCCGAGTTCCCTCACCCCATCCcgcagttcgtcctcgaccagatcgccttcgccgaGGAGCAGGATCGCCTCGAAGCTCAGCTTCAGTTCCAGTGAGCACTAAATGCCTCCTGGTCACAGCTGGTCAGAATTCTGGAGATGATACGTTAATCTGTATCGTATTTAATAAAAACGTGTAAATGGGATTTACATTTTTTGGTTTCTTTGCCTAAAATTGAAGATATTTTCTAGctgttatacgtacatacatccacATCATGCATGTGTGCAACCAGGTTTTTTATAGCCATCAGAAATTGcactttttgaaaattattaattctAAAAAACTTATTTGAAGGATTGTATTTTTAAGGAATTGAGTGCAGCGCAAGATAAAATCGCTTAATGATTTACTCTCCCCATTTTTGGACCATGATGAGAGAAATATACTATGTGCGTATTACATTTACTTTCCATTACGAAGGTTAATACAATACTCTGTTttaaagaactatatatatatatatatatatatatatatatatatatatatatattatatatatatatatatatatatatatattagtacttaTTTTAAGCGACACAGCTGATAAATTCTGTAGGTGActgcaaaaagaaaatagatttaaCTGTCATCCCCCTCCCCAAACTGCGTTTATACAAAATtgctttgttttaaaatttataacattttgttatttttataatcattattattaccattatcagtattctttttatggccgtcattattatcattactatttatttaaaAGATACTCAGATTTATATAGGAACcaacaaattaaataaatgtaacgagaaaaaaaaattcagaggtTTCCTATCAACTTTTCCCTTTATACTCCTTAGACGTTCTGGCAGGTTCCACGTACCTCGAAAATGCAGGCTCTGATGAAATATTAATTCAATACCATTTCACTATGAAACATGTATGTATTGATGTTGTATATCCCGAGTAATAGTACATGAAACCCAGGACTCACCGGCGGCTTTCGAATAGCTGATTCAACACCGCTACACTCCCTGCGCTCCGTAGAAAAGTGCCAATGGACTCCAGGTCGGGAATCCCTGTATTTGTGAATATCATAATGGTATGTGATCCATTTTATTCTCTCTTGACAGAGATTTGTTTACGTACGCGGGTCAACATCAATTCACGGCTGATTTTAAACAATGCGAAGTCTTTTCTAGACTGATGATCTTTTCAAGAAATTGCTTAGaacgggaaaaggagggaagcagTTAAATTGGGATAAGTGTTTGATAAGGACCTAATTTTGTACTTACTAAAAATGCCCTTTTTGTAAACTGAGTTCTTATGCCATTAAATATATTGAGATATCTAAATTGACATACATTTGCAAAGCCTAATATTACTGATATGACCAAACATAGTTGTGGAGAATGCACCCTGTTGGTGACGTCACCTTCGTCATAAGGGCTGACAGTTGTGAGGCAAATTTCAGGCTGCGATACTGCCCCAGAGTGAATGATGTGTTTTTCAGAATTTGGTGTTAAATGTTAGGCCTGAAGCTATCCAAAACATTGTAAGAATTCACTCTAAAGACGGGATGTTCTATAGTGTGCCCAGTGCAACAGcgaggtgtctgtgtgtgcgattttttcttatataatatttttgtttataggtaagagagaacgaaataaaaaaaaacgtttaaaatcaAGGTAGAGCTAAAACTGTATAcctttcacatatttttattgtatgagACACAACTTAACGCGTTATTAGAATTCTGACCATCTGTAACCAGGTGACATTTAATGAATCACTGGGAACTGAAACTGAGCTTCGAGGCGATCCTGCTCCtcggcgaaggcgatctggtcgaggacgaactgcgGGATGGGGTGAGGGAACTCGGGGGCAACGGGCAGCAGAGGGGACTGGGcctggaagccgttctcgtcagcTTGGTACCGGACTTCGGCGATGCTGCCGTCTTCTAAGGGGAAGCTGAAATGACTTTGGTTGTGATTTCTGTCTTTTACCGTATGAATTCGTTTGTAGTGATATGTCTTTTACTAGTGTCCACTTCGAGTGCTTCTCTCTTTTAAGAACATTTACTTCTGTTTGAACGTATAGTGTTTAAAAAGCTAGAGTAGAATGATCTTAAACTCCATATAAATATGAACGTTTGCGTTATCTTTTCAAAAGCATCTAGGTGAGTGGGGGTCTTTTTCAGAATTACTACAATTTGCAACTAATACCTGAAGACTCCCTGAACGTTCGTCTGGCCTTGGGAACCCGGCGTTCCGACCTCACTCTGGACGATGCCGTTCTCCGCCTGGAACTGGAAGGAGTAAGCGCCGTCCTCGGGAGGGACTCGCTCGTCCAGGAGGATGGCGACGGGCGGCTGCTGGGGGCGGCGGCTGCCGCAACAAACAAGAAAGCCAAAAACAGCTGAAACGAATGTAATtagtaatgtttattattaaagaCTAGAAAAGTAGATATAtggttataatacatatatatagtgtctttctgtgtgtgtctgtgagcatttggaaaaatataaagaaggaaTTATCCTGCGTGCATAAGAAAAGTGCTTAATATGAGTATCGTTTTCTTTGGTCAGTATCCTAGCATTTCGACGCTTGTTGCTTCTTCGATTACAAAACTGAAAACTGTTTTAgatgaaggaataaagagaaaccAACTTACAAGACTCATACTGGATACCTGTATGCGAAATGCTACTTTTGGACCTCAGTTTATGCTTATATACAGCATATTGTCCTCCTCTCACTACGCATCGACAGGTTTCGCGAGTTCGGTCACTTTTCAGTTAGAGCCATGCGTTTCGCAAACTATATTCATGTTACGTGAAATATACATTGTTATCAAGTGtcaaatttgcatatatttacgcATAAAGATGTGCGTAAAAACGTACACATTTACaaatctataaacatataaaactataaatgtatatatgtggtagaaAAAGCCACAatccaaaaactagatttactgaaagcgAGACTCAAATGgtgtcattttcattaaatctagttcTTCCATTGTGCATTTTGCATTGAAGTATCAACACGGAAACGTGTTTTACCATTCTTCATCTATACATGTGTCGCTGTGCAtatagaacatatacatatatgtacatactcatatatatatatatatatatatatatatatatatataatatatatataatatatatacatatattatatatatatatatatatatatataatataatatatatattatatattatatatatatatatatatatataatatatatatacacagtacagtctacagacatatatatatatatatatgtgtgtgtgtgtgtgtgtgtgtgtgtgttgtgtgtgtgtgtgtgtgtgtggtgtgttttatgtatatatgcatatatatatatatatatatatattataatatatatgtatatatatgtatatataatctatatatatataatatatatatataatatttttatatatacatatatatatatttatatgtgtgtgtgtgtgtgttgtggtgggggtgtgtgtgtgtgtgtgtgtgtgtgtgtgtgtgtggtgtatgtatatatgtgtatgtacacatacattatacgcatatagatacatacatatgcataatatatatttctacatacatattaaatatatatttatgcatatgtatgtatctatatgcgtatattgtatgtgtacatacacatatatacatacacacacacacacacacaccacacacacacacacaccacacacacacacacacacacacacacacatatatataatatatatatatatatatatatatatattatatatataatatatataatatataatatatatatatatatatatattatatatataataatatatatatatatatattataaaatatatatatatatatatgcatatatacatacacacacaaaacacacacacacacacacaccccacaccacaccacacacacacacacattatattttatattatatgtctgtagatttgtactgtgtatatataatatatctatatatatatatatatatatatatatatatatatatatatatatatataataaataatatatatgtatatatataaaatatatatataatattatatatatataatatattatatatatatgagtatgtaacatatatgtatatgttctataTGCACAAGCGACACATGTATAGATGAAGAatggtaaaaaaactttttccgtGTTGATACTTCAATGCAAAATGCACAATGGAAGAActagattaataaaaaatgacaccttTTGAGTCTCGCTTTCAGAAAATCTAGTTTTTGGGGATTGTGGCTTTTtctaccacatatataaaatttatagtttatatgtttatagatttGTAAATGTGTACGTTTTTACGCACATCTTTATgcgtaaatatatgcaaatttgaCACTTGATAACAATGTATTTTTTCAAGAAAACATGAATATAGTTTGCGAAACGCATGGCTCTAACTGAAAAGTGACCGAACTCGCGAAACCTGTCGATGCGTAGTGAGAGGAGGACAATATGCTGTATATAGCAAAAAACTGAGGTCCAAAGGTAGCATTTCGCATACAGGTATCCAGTATGAGTCTTGTAAGTTGgtcttctctttattccttcatcAAAAACAGTTTTCAGTTTTGTAATCGAAGAAGCAACAAGCGTCGAAATGCTAGGATACTGCCCCAAAGAAAACGATACCCCATATTAGCACTTTTCTTATGCCCGCAGGATAATTCCTTCTTTATATATTCCAAatgctcacagacacacacagaaagacactaTATATAGGTATTAAACCATATATCTACTTTTCTAGTcttaataataaacattacaaaTTTACATTCGTTTCAGCTGTTttggctttctttttttgttgcggCAGCCGCCGCCCCCCAGCAACCGCCCCGCTATCCTCCTGGACGAGCGCGTCCCTCCCGAGAACGGCGCTTACCTTCCAGTTCCAGGCGGAGAACGGCATCGTCCAAAATGAGATTGGAACGCCAGGGTCTCAAGGCCAGACGAACGTTCAGGGAGT
This portion of the Penaeus monodon isolate SGIC_2016 unplaced genomic scaffold, NSTDA_Pmon_1 PmonScaffold_6864, whole genome shotgun sequence genome encodes:
- the LOC119571559 gene encoding cuticle protein AMP4-like, with translation MNSLVLVALVAVAAAAPQQQPPVAILLDERVSPENGAYSFQFQAENGIVQSETGTPGSQGQTNVQGVFSFPLEDGSIAEVRYQADENGFQAQSPLLPVAPEFPHPIPQFVLDQIAFAEEQDRLEAQLQFQ
- the LOC119571560 gene encoding cuticle protein AMP4-like; this encodes MEELDLMKMTPFESRFHRRPQQPPVAILLDERVPPEDGAYSFQFQAENGIVQSEVGTPGSQGQTNVQGVFSFPLEDGSIAEVRYQADENGFQAQSPLLPVAPEFPHPIPQFVLDQIAFAEEQDRLEAQFQFPVIH